cttatttaaatttgaaattttacgtcaattgataaattatttttttttcgtttaaattaatatattaatttatgttttattcttatttataatatatttaaaagtataaaatatgtacataaaaataacGTGTCATGGCAgttattacaatataaattaatacatattaatCATAAGAATATGTGAAAAGAATCAGTCAACAACTAATTACAATTCATAATATCCTCCTAAAATTTGACCAACTCAAAAATCAAAGACAAGCTTATTATGACCTTTCAACTTTAAATCTctctcaatctctctctctctctctctctatatatatatatatatattatgaattattacactcttttttttaaaaaatttgatataattacatgtaaatccTTTtcgatttgagaaattatatctaacactcATGAgatttgttttcgtctaataaataagtccatccattagtcaaaattgataaatttgctaatattaacaaaaagaactaaatgaaaattgatatttaccatcgattgacttattactgacttatagcaaattaaataatttttttctgattacACTTATAGAAGCGAACCTTAGgggtactaaatgtaatttttcaataataaaagatttatatgtaattataacaaaatttagggaaaaaaagtataattattcttacatattattaacaaaataaaatgaatactttgaaaatacaaagccGCGTGGGACGAAAGTGATTAAATACCTAcacacaaataatttattgtccAAAGAGAGCAACATGTGGCTGTTTATTTTTGACTTAGTCACAATATATTTCAGGCACAGATGAGATAGATGTGAGCtcataagtttttttaataaaatatagagtaAATTGCATCGATCGTTCCtgatatttggtataattacgaatatcccgtgttgcttgaaaaattataatatcgtCTTGatgtttcataaaattatgtaatccttggatggaggtatgaatTTGTCAACTATGCCCttactgtaattttttctttttttttttaaataaatatttgtaaaaacaATCTGGCGGTGTGGAtgaaagaaatagagaaattataaaaaaattatgcacttagtcaataaaaaatttaaaaaaaaaaattataatttttgtccaCAATAGTATTCTGGTCAACTCGccacaaaaaatagaagaaaaccTAACGGGCACTAACAGAATGGATTACTTGTTAGATAACCTTTAAAATCGGAAGGAGGGGgagtattggtaatttttcaaacaacgaggagtatttgtaattatgtcatatTTCAGGGaagatcgttgtaatttaccttaaaatatattgtaagaTGTTACAaagtatttgattaatttttcaggAAAAGAGCGTATAGGCTCTAAAAAAAGTATGGGGTGGTTAACTTATGtaataaattctttcaaattgattataaatttatcattactaatatttataagctctataatcttattttatacaaataattcatgaatttatttttaaaatactaaacattaaaaaaaaatatgggatccctacttttactattttttatttttttacaaaaaagacAACTCATTTCCTCTCACTCTGTTgtactaatttttgtttttttaaaagaaattatctaTTGGTgtttttaagggtaaaatttcattttcatccctgattttttaaatcaacttCAAAATCATGTCTAttcttttgattaattttaaattagtcctttcaataattttgagctgaattatatgatttttcaaaactacCCGAAATTTTACCTTATTTGATATAATGGtcccttaaatttaatttgtaatgcAATTACTTCCttgcatataaatttgtacagaaaaaaaacttaatatttttatcaaattagttttgcattaaaagaatttaatactttgcaatgaaaaaattatttcattaaaaaattaatatgtttgtcaaaatacttttacatttaagaaattatgttcatcaaaaatatacttttataaagaaaaaagattaataattttctcaaaatatatatttagtttttataatatctttattatttgtagGATAATTTGGTCTtgtaatatgtttatataattttttcataactCATTCTATTCGAAATTAaacttaatgaaaaaatatttatttttaatcacatttcaaaagcaataagttgtaatgtattttttttaagattaatttttatcaaaaaatatttgatgtacAAATTGAATTGTCGCAAATGAGAAATCCCACGTaatgttatataaaaatagttaataattgaaatgatttattaactaaaaaattaaataaatacatatttctTATTGCTTTTTTGGTGAATAAGAGCTCTTATATATAGAATGGCATGTAAacatactaaataaattaaaatcaatttaaaattaaataagcacaaaatatattttttgaacttgAGGACTTGCGAATAGTGCAACATAAACATATATGCCTAATAATTgcgaaaagtattattttagtccgctaagtacatctaattttaattttaatccgataactatgtccatttttgtttaggtccagtaactcaCGAAATTGcttagttttagtcctctgtcagatttttggacaattttacccctatgagtgcatatggactaaaactacctttcaaaagttgcataggggtaaaatgttcgaaaatctgccaaaggactaaaagtaagcaagttcgtaagttactgaacctaaataaaaatggacatagttatcggactaaaattaaaattaagcatacttagcggactaaaataatacttttcccctaataatttaaaaaatttattaacttaaaattaaaaaagaaacaacgtATATTTACCAACatctgataaaaatattatttttacatgcAGATTTGTGTGTGCgtggattaaattataattgaaataaaaatataaggcgccaaaatgatttaatttaaggtaaaagttttagggaaaaaaatcatataatttagcCGTAAATTAATGTCGAAAAATCATCGAAAGgactaatttgaaattaattataataatagggATGATTTTGAAAAGTCAAAAATGAACGTGAAAGTCTATTTGAGTACGTATTAATTATTGCACAAATCACAGAAAGGTGTCTCCACTTGTAAAATTCACAAGACTTTTGGGTGCTACCAACCCAACAATTCAGACTTGCACTCCAATCTAACCACCATCAATAATCTCAATATTCACACTCTATTTTtgtcatcatatatatatatataagggtattttttatttaataagtatattatattatgaatataatattataatattaattaataaataactataatataaaaagagtttaattatttaaaaacaacaataaaaaataaataaatttatcactTCTGTTGAATGGGGAACTAACCTATTGAGCGGAAAAGAATATATCTATCCAAATGTAAAaagttcaataaaatttaattattgaaattatgtcGAGGCATTCAATAAAGcttttctatattaaaatcatgTTTCTTCAAAATTTGTCCATTAATTTTGTAGCAACAAATAcaatgtaatattaaaatattagtaaaataaatataatatgggaataaaatgaataaaaatttaaagtatattattttatatttttatctttaggaattagaaataataatattataggattaatttagtcggatcaaaaaataaaagaaaaattaagcaCATTcattctttcatatatatatatatatatatatatatataaaagggtAAATCACAAGGGGCtctcttgaggtttgctttaCGCACAAATACTCattcgttgtttgaaaaattacaaataccctcctACAATGAGTTATTACAAGGAGGTATTTGttaggatatttgtaattttaaagaggtatttataattttttaaataatgaaaaaatatttgtatttatgataaatttcagaaatccattgtaatttatcgtataaaaaattatatatagatttagaGTTTTAGGGCATGAGCAATGAGGACAAGATTTGGAATTTGGTGTATTTGTTGCTTCTAAAAATCCAACTCCGAGAATGAATTTGGAAAGAAGTCAAAAGTGATGCCAACTAATACAAGTTATTGTTGGGCAAGGAAAGAAACCCCTCTTTATCTTTGCTTTCAAGTTTGAATGTACACTCCCAAAATTGTCAAAGTCCCAATCATTACtctaaagaaaacaaaatgtgAAGTATATTCAAATCCTTTCTCTTTTCCATCACTATGATTGCAtccaaaatcaagaattacttaTATTCTATCccttgtaaaaatattaatatgtacatattttttttattaaaggaaaataatacGAAAAATCatctctattttatatttaaagggttttattttttggattaatCCAAGAGACCCtcttataaaatactaataaacaaaaagtcGTATGTcctgaaaacaaaaaagaaaaaaataaggaaacaATACGACCGTCCGAACTAGAAATAAAGGGCCAAGTGACCTCTGTCTTACGAGTCAGGAAGCTATTTTCTTAAAGGGTATACATTGACACTTTTTGAAATTAGGTTTAAAATACACaatactttctatttttttgtaaaattatagctACACTTCctacttttttcaaaattactgCTACACCCCTGagattataattgtaattacaactatacttcttattcaaatgcaaatcttacacaaatacccttttaaaaatatttcactaacaCGTACCCCTTCAGAGTGcgcaattataattttgtaaaatacagaaaatatttgtgtaatttgacCTAACGTCAGAGGATGTCactataatttaccctttttctaAAAGTTGAGGATGGAATTGcacttgtttctttttcttttccgtTGAGAGGATTTTTGTGCTTACTAGTGCTAGCATAAAAAGCAATTAATCCTTTCTCTGTAAAAGGTGTTTCTATGGTAGCCTGTTGCATTTAACCTTTCCTATAATTGCCTCAAAAACCAATTCTTTGATCTCCTCTTGCCTCCATTTCTCATGAGTTTTTTTATACCAAAAATGGTTCTTCATCATCTTAGCCTATTCATCTACAACAAATCATTCTATCTTCCAATCACCATCCTACTCTCCACTGGTTTGCTAGAGGGCTACCTTTCATCCTCACCTTGCCCTCCTCAGACCTGTAATGGATTGAGTATCAAACACCCCTTCTGGATTCCTGGCCTGCAAGAAACCCAATGTGGCCGGGCCGGATTCAATGTCACTTGTCATGACAACAAGCCGATGATCAAGATCAATGGTGACAGTTTCATGATTAGAGACATAGTTTATGAAAACGGCACGTTGTTGTTAGCTAACTGGAACGTGTTTGATGCTGATACCAAGTGTCCGGTTCctcatcataattttagtgttGATGAGACTCCGTTTAGCTACGGTCCTGCCACAACCgatctcttcttcttctacaaCTGCACGGCTCCTTACGACAGGGAGACGTACGCTGTAGATTGCGCTACAAGTGCTGGCCGTTACTCTTTTGCTGTTTTCCATGTTGAACTTTTGGGGCACTGGAACTATTCTATCGGGTCGTGCCAGGCTCCGGTTAATGCACCGGTAGAGGGAGAAGGTCTCGACAAACTGTTGAAAATGAACTATACTGATGTACTTAAGAAAGGTTTTGTTCTACAGTGGGAAGGAAGCGACTGTGGTAGCTGTCATGGGAGTGGTGGGCTTTCTGCTTCAtaattttgagtgtttttctttgcttttgcAGTAGTCAACTTCATTCCTTAACAAACAGTAGCTGCAAATTCAATGAGATTAGAGCTTTCTTCCGTGATATCTCTGTTTTATGCTGATAGTCGTCATGAGGGCTAAATGCAACAAAAACCCCTTGAATGTAAGAAAACGGCAACGCCACCCTGAAGCTCGAGGCGGGGGGgcttttttctaaaagttcCGGGATTCTGCtgctaaattttcttttttcaaggGAGTTTTATGCTTATTAGTGTTTTACGTGGGGGAAACGCAAATTAACGTATTAGGATGAATAGTATCTTATCATAGTCATTTCCAGCTAAAATTGATATACAAGTCCTTGATAGTATTACTATTTTTGGTTCTACTGAAACCTTTCTTATTTGTTATGGTTGTTTTCCAGGGAGTGGATTGAATTTGGGACTCAAGATTGGCATAGGTACTATGGCCCCAAAGAACAAtgtcaattttctttcaattttgcttCTTAAGTATTAAATTCAAAGCAAAGATGACATGAATGTTAAAAATGTTTTGCAGGTGTGGGAGCAGCTGCAGTTGGTGCCTTGATGATGTGCATAATTTTCTTCATCTATCATCGTCGCTACAAAAGACGTTATGGCAATTCATCGTTCGTATCTCGTGGATCATCTTCGTATCCTTCTTTGACAAATGATCTAGAGAAGGCGGGAGtccatattttttactacCATGAACTGGAAGAAGCCACGGACCATTTTGATCCCAAAAGGGAACTTGGAGATGGTGGTTACGGTGCGGTCTACAAAGGCAAACTCCAAGACGGCCGTGTTGTGGCGGTCAAACGGTTGTACGAGAACCACTACAAAAGAGTCGAGCAGTTCACAAATGAAGTAGAACTACTTGCACGGTTGAGGCATCAAAATCTAGTGTCCCTTTATGGGTGCACACCGTGCCGTTCTAGGGAGCTTCTACTTGTGTATGAGTACATCCCTAATGGCACGCTTGCCGATCATCTTCATGGACAACGTGCAAAGCCCGGATCCCTCTCATGGATCACACGGTTGAACATCGCCATAGAAACTGCTGGTGCTCTAGCCTATCTACATGCCTCAGGCGTCATCCACAGAGACGTCAAGAGTACCAATATCCTCTTGGACAATAACTTCAATGTCAAAGTTGCCGACTTTGGTCTATCCCGGCTTCTCCCCACAGACGTCACTCACGTCTCAACGGCCCCTCAAGGTACCCCTGGCTACGTAGATCCAGAATATAACGAATTCTATCAGCTTACCGAGAAAAGTGATGTTTACAGCTTCGGTGTGGTACTGCTCGAGCTCATATCATCCAAGCCTGCGGTAGACATCACTAGGCATAGAAACGAAATCAACTTGTCGACGATGGCTATTAGCAAGATCCAAAATCATGCATTGCATGAACTAGTGGATCCACATCTCGGGTTTGAGTCCGATTACAAGGTAAGAACGATGATCGTTGCAGTGGCGGAGTTAGCGTTTCAATGCTTGCAAAACGGCAGGGATATGAGGCCACATATGCAGGATGTTGTAAACTTCTTACAGGAAATCCACAGCAAGGATTACAGCACAGATGTCTTGGACATTCCTGCAGATGATATTGTATTGTTGGAAGAGTAACTCATTTGGTTGATTGCATTTTACCCTATGAAAGCACTAATGGACAAAATCCCtctcagaaaaaaaaaaaaaaaaaaaaaaaaaaaaaacgggttgtaatactttttctttaatcatcGGAGTTTTTTTGTCTATTAGTATTTTCACAGGAGATCTGTCGTGTTGTATATACCTTAACTCATTACATCTTACAACAAAATCAATAGCAACTGACTGCTTAACGTAGGAGTTATTTGCCAGAATTGTGGTTAATTTGTCCTCTGGCTTTAATTCTTAGagcttattattttttcatggaattttattattatacactTCAAGAAGAGTGACTAATCACACGACAAATGTATGATAATTGTTGTGCTATTTGTTCTGTTGGGTCACATTTGATTTGGATTAGAATTTCTTGAGTGTTATGTCATTTTTTGtggtaatatttaatttctgaTCAATGCATctctaatatttaaattaggggtgaatagcaatttaccctctgtgatattgaaaataagcacattaccccctatactttttaaaatgaaacaatttaccttcttatatagggaggtaaattgcttcattttaaaaaacatagggaggtaaattgttgtattttaaaaaacaaagggaggtaaatcgctatttatttttttataagagagtaatttgctcattagCGATATCATAAGGGGTTACTggcattttttcctttaaattaGTGAAACAATATACCGGAAATATGACTTCAGCTATAAGCTTAATTTGAACTAATTTAATGAGTCAATTATTCCTCTTAACATATGGTATAATATTTTCCAACGTGtttaactataaaattttaagaacttttatattagtattatttttctaaagttctttgaaataaattgtcaGGTTATAAAACTAacttatatgaatatatagcTTTCAGTTGGATGAATATCTGTACTATTTAAaccatttttataaaaaaaattcaaaatttttactaatatatttggGTATGCATAAAAGTTtcccataaattttattttgaactcatggttctataaattttttgtaactttataatttaatacccccaatttctaaaattaaaggCAGGTCCAGGCAGTCGTGtaagagggtgtttgtgtatgagcttatttaaaagatcttataagtttgtacattttataaaatatttttaaaatttataaaatattgaattttatttttaaaaaaatttataaaatgtttggataaaaaaagattatagaGCTTACAAAATGTTATTAATGACAAagttctaatttatttaaaggaATCTGTTAAGATCTTAGAAATAAGTCTGCAACTTCTttacttcttttctttaagGGTTTGTTATACTTAGACCCTCTCCAAAAAtgcgaaaaatatattgactCTAGTGAAATGAGGTCAAGtgtaaacaatgaatttttagagggggtgtaagtgtaattttaaaacttttttggaagaaagtataattttacattttcaggaggggtctaagtgtaattaacctctttttaaagagcttataagttattttttcaaaaaaattacgaaatattttgtaacatCTTATTAGctctcaaacatcttataaaatattttatagagcttataagctcaccCTATCACTCTCTAAATGTGCCTAGATGGCTCACAAAACTATGGCTTGTTATATCCAGAAATGGTAGAGGAGGGCGAAACCAACCCAACGGGAAGGACTTGGCAAAAGCACACATGCTAACCTCACAAGAGGCTGCCAACTTGTCCAAGAAAGTAGAGCTAATAAGCATGCCTCTCCAATGGTTGGGACACATGGGATCGGAAGTGGGGATGACCTATCCAAATAGAGACCATATTCATGTGGAATCATCTTTATCATAGTTATTTGATTAATCGTTTATTAAAAgtaagttaaattttgaaaaatgataacTTTTTGACTCTACACATAAACTGCACTCTACAATTTTTCTTGCTtagtttcaattattttactCTAATTTGTTACTAATCTAAGTATTGGAGTGCTAACATTTGTTCTATAGGTTTCAATTCTCTTGAAACTTGCAAGAGCCTAACGGCTTGGACACAATTGATTAGATGCAAGCATCTTTATTCGCATAATTTGGTGACATTTGTGTGAATACAAAGTTGAGAGATGACAGTCTTGAAATTTAGGAATGCCAGAGTTGTGCAAGATTGGAGCGGACAGTGTCATCTCGACTGCTGGCAGGACTCTTCCTTAGCTCCCTCTTCAAACAGGAAAGTAGGAAATCGCTTCCCCTATCCCACTAGTACTAACAATTCCTTTGACACCTTATATGGGAGAGTGCTCTAGGTCCGGATGGATCAGTTGCAAAGGATGATCGTTGAGGTGGTCCGTGGCCAAGTTGCAACAATTCGTCCTACTGTACGTGTGTTATTACCCAACATCAACATCATTGTCAACCCCATGAGTGTGCAATGAATAGTGAGGTAGGATATTTGATCCGAGGAGCGATATGAACGAGAGGGAGAACATTTTCCCCCGCAGGAAAAGGCTCTTTGGAAGTACTATCAGCCACTTGGGAGGTGTTAATCAGTGCTTTTGTGCAAAGAGGGCTGAATGGAGACCCTTTTAGTCTTTATCTAAGAATCTTTCTCCCGAGTATGATAGCTTAGTAGCATGAATTGAGAAGTATATCAATATGGGAAAAgcatgaaaacataaaaaataaaggcaaTGACAGAAAACACAAGAAATAACAGAAGCAAGAACAACCAAAAGTTGAAACGAATAGTTGGGATGAGAGGGTACAATTCCAATACCTACACCTTGTTGAATGTATCTATCACTTAGGTGCTAATGATTGTGGAATGCAAGGGCATGCTAGCTTGGCCTAAGAGAGCTAAAGAACATCCACACTAAGAGATATTTCATGCAATTCACACCAACCAACAATTCTTCATCATTCAATCACcacaaaatcatgaaataatCTATACCAACATCATACATCAATccacaaaattattgtttatttttcgaGGATCCCGTTTAGCCTAGTTGGAGTATATTCTAGATTTTGCCCTCAATTCATGTCCCATAATATTCAACACAGAGTACCCGTTGAATGTGATGTCCCCACACTACCCCAGTGTGGAGCAATGT
Above is a genomic segment from Sesamum indicum cultivar Zhongzhi No. 13 linkage group LG13, S_indicum_v1.0, whole genome shotgun sequence containing:
- the LOC105176014 gene encoding LEAF RUST 10 DISEASE-RESISTANCE LOCUS RECEPTOR-LIKE PROTEIN KINASE-like 1.2, encoding MSFFIPKMVLHHLSLFIYNKSFYLPITILLSTGLLEGYLSSSPCPPQTCNGLSIKHPFWIPGLQETQCGRAGFNVTCHDNKPMIKINGDSFMIRDIVYENGTLLLANWNVFDADTKCPVPHHNFSVDETPFSYGPATTDLFFFYNCTAPYDRETYAVDCATSAGRYSFAVFHVELLGHWNYSIGSCQAPVNAPVEGEGLDKLLKMNYTDVLKKGFVLQWEGSDCGSCHGSGSGLNLGLKIGIGVGAAAVGALMMCIIFFIYHRRYKRRYGNSSFVSRGSSSYPSLTNDLEKAGVHIFYYHELEEATDHFDPKRELGDGGYGAVYKGKLQDGRVVAVKRLYENHYKRVEQFTNEVELLARLRHQNLVSLYGCTPCRSRELLLVYEYIPNGTLADHLHGQRAKPGSLSWITRLNIAIETAGALAYLHASGVIHRDVKSTNILLDNNFNVKVADFGLSRLLPTDVTHVSTAPQGTPGYVDPEYNEFYQLTEKSDVYSFGVVLLELISSKPAVDITRHRNEINLSTMAISKIQNHALHELVDPHLGFESDYKVRTMIVAVAELAFQCLQNGRDMRPHMQDVVNFLQEIHSKDYSTDVLDIPADDIVLLEE